A genomic region of Candidatus Hydrogenedentota bacterium contains the following coding sequences:
- a CDS encoding RNA polymerase sigma factor → MNGPLSTEDARDIPLAANGDEAAARRLYERYAADVARQMWRFTRDPVIHQDLAQDVWISAFRNLREFRGEAPFPHWIRRIATHTGYRFWKRQARDLERRRAYEAEQHTTAAPANPETPVEAAEQLHALLALLPPDQRLVLTLFYLEECGVSEIADRTGWSASKVKVCNMRARQRMKTLLEEHGYERTS, encoded by the coding sequence TTGAACGGCCCGCTATCGACAGAGGACGCGCGAGACATCCCGCTGGCCGCGAACGGCGACGAGGCCGCGGCCCGCAGGCTGTACGAGCGTTACGCCGCCGATGTGGCCCGCCAGATGTGGCGCTTCACCCGGGACCCGGTGATTCACCAGGACCTCGCGCAGGACGTCTGGATCAGCGCCTTCCGCAACCTGCGCGAATTTCGGGGAGAAGCCCCGTTCCCGCACTGGATCCGGCGCATCGCCACGCACACGGGATACCGCTTCTGGAAACGCCAGGCCCGCGATCTCGAACGCCGGCGCGCCTATGAGGCGGAACAGCACACCACGGCCGCACCGGCAAACCCGGAGACACCGGTCGAGGCGGCGGAGCAGCTCCACGCGCTGTTGGCGCTCTTGCCGCCCGACCAGCGCCTGGTGTTGACGCTTTTTTACCTGGAGGAATGCGGCGTGAGCGAAATCGCGGACCGCACTGGCTGGTCGGCCAGCAAGGTGAAGGTATGCAATATGCGCGCGCGACAACGGATGAAAACGCTGCTGGAGGAACACGGCTATGAACGAACCTCTTGA